The following DNA comes from Picosynechococcus sp. PCC 7003.
GGTTTGGCAGAGGGTACGCCAGGGCTAGGCCGGAAAAATTTTGATTTTGCCCACCGCTGTTCTGGATAATGCGGAGGAAGATCATCGATTTAGGAGTTCCCATGACCCACGACACCATTGGGGTGGCGATCGCCGGCACCGGTTTTGGCCAAAAAATTCATATTCCCGGCCTCCAACACCACCACCGTACCGAAGTGGTCTCGGTTTACCATCGCGATCCTGACAAGGCCCAGGCGATCGCTGCCGCCCATCAAATTCCAGAGAGTGCCAGCGATTTTACTGCTCTCCTGGATAATCCTGCCGTTGCCGCCGTGGCCATTTCGACGCCACCTTTTTTGCATTATGAAATGGCCAAACAAGCTCTCCTGGCGGGGAAACACGTCCTCCTAGAAAAACCCATGACCCTCAACGCGGCTGAGGTGCGGCAGCTTTACCATCTAGCAGCCCAAAAGAATCTAGTTGTGACCCCGGACTTTGAATTTCGTTTCGTTCCCGCTTGGCAATGTCTCGCGGAATATCTGGAACGGGGTTTTGTCGGTGAAAAACGCCTAATTACGATCAACTGGCTAGTGACCAGTCGGGCTAACCCAGATCGACCTTGGAATTGGTATGCCCGTAAGGATCAAGGGGGTGGCGCTTTGGGGGCCGTGGGTTCCCATGCTTTTGATTATGTCTATTGGTTGTTTGGCCCGGTGAAGCGTCTATCCGGTCACCTCAGTTGCGCCATCAAAGAGCGACCCGACCCCCGCGATGGCGATCGCCTTAAACCCGTAGATGCCGATGACACCTGCTTGATCATGTTAGAACTGGCCGATGGGACGCCGTGCCAAATGAATATTACCTCCGTCAGTCACCACGGTCGGGGTCACTGGCTCGAAGTCTATGGCGATCGCGGTTCCCTGGTTTTGGGGAGCAGTAACCTCAAGGATTATGTCCATGGTTTTACCCTCCAGGCGGGCCAAGCGGGCGAAGACCTGCAATCTGTGACGATTCCAGAGCGCCTCGAATTTCCCCAAACCTTTGCTGATGGCCGCCTCGCGCCCTTTATCCGGGTCGTCGATCATTGGGTCAAAGCCATTGAACGCTGCCAACAAAATCAAAGTCTTGCAGAAGATCCAGCGGCGATCGCCCCAACACTCCGGGAAGGGGTTTACTCTCAATTGCTTATGGATTTAACCCACCAGGCCCATAACCAAGGCCGTTGGCTAACAGTGCCGGATCTTGATACCTATCTCGATCTAGGCTGACGCGGTTGGGATGTGTTGCGTCGTCCCTGGGGATTTTGGGCGGCTGCCTGGGGCGTTAAACCATTGTGCGGCGATGGTGGCGGCTGGAGTTGCCGCCGCCCGTTTTGGACAATCTCCAGTTGCTCCCGGAGGTTCACCTCAAGGCCACCAAGGAGATTGTGGGCATATTGATCCGCATCTTGTTGGATGGTCTGGGCTTCGGCGATCGCCTGGTTTTTCATTTGCTGCACCTCCTGGGACACCTGCTGCCGAAAAGCTTCTAAATCGGCGAGGGTATTTTGGCGGAGAGCTTGGCATTCTTGCTCTGTGGTGTAGCGCAATTGGGCGGCCTGTTGCTCTGCCTGCCGGGTTAGGGCCATCTCATCTAGGTATTGGGCGGCCTGCTGTTTGGCGCTGGTGACAATGCGATCTGCGTCGGCTTCGGCCTGTTCGACGAGGTGTTGCTGATACTGGAGCACTTCGACGGCCCGCTCAATAATCTCAGGGATACTCGCGCGCACCACATCGAGCTGGTCTAAAACATCGTTGTCTTTAACGAGGGTTAGTCCTGTGAGGGGAATTTGAAATCCTTCGAAAATGACTTCTTCTAAATGGGTGAGCTGTTCCTGCACATTTAAATCTACCCCTCGATAAAGGGTTGGGGAGTTGACATTGTTGTCGGCGGGCTTATCTGGGGAGGATGAACTTTGTACCATTGATAAAGATCTTCAGCGACATTGTCAGGAACGAGGTGATCAACGGAACCACCAAATTTAGCAATTTCTTTGACGACGCTGCTGCTGAGAAAACTATATTCGTTGGAGGTCGCCAGGAATACTGTCTCGATATTATCCCAAAGCGTCTTATTTGTATGCGCCATCTGTAGCTCCTTCTCGAAGTCGGACAGCACCCGTAGTCCCCGGAGTAATACACCAGCATTACGTTGTCGGGCGTAGTCAGTGGTTAAACCGGTGAAACTCGCCACTTCCACATTGGGTAAATGTTGGGTACAGCGGCTAATTTGGGCCACGCGCTTTTCGAGGCTAAAAATCGGCGATTTACTGGGATTGCACAGCACCGCCACGATTACTTTTTCAAAAAGGCGATCGCCCCGTTCAATAATATCGAGATGACCCAGGGTAATCGGATCAAAGCTTCCAGGATAAATAGCAATCACAAAATACAGCACCACACAGAAGAGATCGGCTTTATTGTGACATATTGTTTCCCCAAGCCCCTAGGCAAACCCAGGGACATCAGCCCCTACAATGGAAAATGATTTTAGCAATGATTTTAACCAGCTTATGAGCGAGCACCACCCGGAAAAAAAATACGAAGGTAAGGCGAAAATTCTCTACAGTACCGCCGATCCTGATGTTCTCCTCACCTATTTCAAAGATGACGCCACCGCCTTCAATGCCCAGAAAAAAGGCACTATCCAGGGCAAAGGAGAAATGAATTGCACCATTGCTGCCGCCCTCCTCCAATGGCTGGGAACCCAGGGAATCCCAACTCACTTTATCGAACAAACCAAAGCCGATGAAATGCTCGTAAAAGCAGTCAAGATTCTGCCCGTAGAAGTGGTGGTGCGAAATATCGCAGCGGGTAGTCTTTGTAAACAAACAGGTTTAGCCCAGGGCACGGTGCTTCCCCAGCCCCTTGTGGAGTTTTATCTCAAGGATGATGCCCTTGGGGATCCCCTCCTGACCCGCGATCGCCTCATGCTGCTCAAGATCGTAACCACCGAGCAATTGGCCCAACTCCAGGACTATGCCCTCCGGATCAATGGTCTAATGCAAGGCTTTTTTGAGCGCTGTCAGATTACCCTGGTGGATTTTAAAATCGAGTTTGGCACCGACAAAACAGGCACAATTCTTTTGGCCGACGAAATTAGCCCCGACACCTGCCGTCTGTGGGATCAAACCGAAACAGACCCCAACCTGCGGGTAATGGATAAAGACCGCTTCCGTCAAGACCTCGGTAACATCGAAAACGCTTATCAAACTGTCCAGGCCAGGGTCTTGGCCCAGGTGCAGCAATTGCAATCCCTCACCTAAATTTCCCTTGCCCAAGGCTAAATTACGAGGCCCAGATGTGGAAACATAAGCAACGCTTCCCCGTCTTCGACTCTGGTACAATCCAGCAGAGTAAATTACTCATGTTGGCCAATTTACAGAAAAAGCACTTATAAATAGAGTGCTGATAACTTTCGTTTGATCTGGTGTTTGGACGTGCAGAAACAACAAAATTTAGACTATTTTTCCCCCCAGGCCCTAGCACTTTGGGCGGCGATCGCCTCTTTGGGTATCATGTCTCCGGCCCATGCCGAACCCCGATCAGAAGGGAGTAATCTCGATCCCCTGATGCCAACGGTGACCCAAGTTGTCGTGCCGGCTCTGCCAGTAGAAGTCACAGACACAGCGCCCACAGAACAGGCTTCCCCGACGCCAGCGCCCCAAACCCAAACCCTGGCCCAGGCGCCG
Coding sequences within:
- the coaD gene encoding pantetheine-phosphate adenylyltransferase; protein product: MIAIYPGSFDPITLGHLDIIERGDRLFEKVIVAVLCNPSKSPIFSLEKRVAQISRCTQHLPNVEVASFTGLTTDYARQRNAGVLLRGLRVLSDFEKELQMAHTNKTLWDNIETVFLATSNEYSFLSSSVVKEIAKFGGSVDHLVPDNVAEDLYQWYKVHPPQISPPTTMSTPQPFIEG
- a CDS encoding Gfo/Idh/MocA family protein, with the protein product MTHDTIGVAIAGTGFGQKIHIPGLQHHHRTEVVSVYHRDPDKAQAIAAAHQIPESASDFTALLDNPAVAAVAISTPPFLHYEMAKQALLAGKHVLLEKPMTLNAAEVRQLYHLAAQKNLVVTPDFEFRFVPAWQCLAEYLERGFVGEKRLITINWLVTSRANPDRPWNWYARKDQGGGALGAVGSHAFDYVYWLFGPVKRLSGHLSCAIKERPDPRDGDRLKPVDADDTCLIMLELADGTPCQMNITSVSHHGRGHWLEVYGDRGSLVLGSSNLKDYVHGFTLQAGQAGEDLQSVTIPERLEFPQTFADGRLAPFIRVVDHWVKAIERCQQNQSLAEDPAAIAPTLREGVYSQLLMDLTHQAHNQGRWLTVPDLDTYLDLG
- the purC gene encoding phosphoribosylaminoimidazolesuccinocarboxamide synthase, which translates into the protein MSEHHPEKKYEGKAKILYSTADPDVLLTYFKDDATAFNAQKKGTIQGKGEMNCTIAAALLQWLGTQGIPTHFIEQTKADEMLVKAVKILPVEVVVRNIAAGSLCKQTGLAQGTVLPQPLVEFYLKDDALGDPLLTRDRLMLLKIVTTEQLAQLQDYALRINGLMQGFFERCQITLVDFKIEFGTDKTGTILLADEISPDTCRLWDQTETDPNLRVMDKDRFRQDLGNIENAYQTVQARVLAQVQQLQSLT